The Desulfobulbaceae bacterium genome contains the following window.
CAATATCAGCAGATTCAGGAAAAAGAACGCGATTATGCTAAAAATTTAGAAAGTGAGATTGCCGAGAGAACTTCTGAGCTGAGAAAGGTGAACGAAGAGCTTATTGAAGCCAGTCGCCTTAAAAGTGAATTTCTGGCAAATATGAGTCATGAACTTCGAACACCAATGAATTCGATTATCGGATTTTCTGATTTGCTGACAGATACGCCTCTTGATACCGAGCAGGCTGAGTATGTTAAGACCATAAAGCAGTCTGGTGATGGTTTATTAACCTTGATCAACGATATTCTTGACTTTGCAAAAATTGAGGCTGGTAAACTCGATATCGCCGAAGAAACTTTTTGTTTGTCTGATGTTGTTGAAAACGTAATGGCCATGTTTCTAAAGTCGGCTAACGATAAAAATATCCGTATCCATTTAGATATCGACACAGCGGTCTGCAACTGTGTTGTTGGAGATGGGGGGCGGTTGAAGCAGGTTCTGGTGAACCTGACCGGCAATGCGATGAAATTCACTGAAAAAGGTGAAGTTGCTGTTATTGTCAATTTGCTGAAGAAGACGGAGCAGAGTTGTGTTCTTAGATTTTTGATTAGTGACACAGGTATTGGTATTTCGGCTGAAAAACAGGTGGCTATTTTTGATAAATTTACCCAGGCAGATGGCTCAATTTCTAGAAACTACGGAGGGACTGGTTTGGGCCTTGCTATCAGCTGTCAGCTTGTCGAGCTGATGGGCGGTAACATCTTCCTCTGTAGTGAAGTAGGTAAGGGGAGTATCTTCGGTTTTACTGTCAAGCTGGGAGTGGATTTGGCTGCCCAACAGAACCGGGAAGCAGCTTCAGTAACTCATGCAGCTGACCCCTCCGACAAGGAACAGGAGGAGGAGCAGCTCACCTCTGTCTTTAAGGTGCTTCTCGTCGAAGACAATGTGGTGAACCAAAGATTAGCGACGATCTTAATTAAACGCGAGGGCTGTGATGTGGATGTTGCCGGAGACGGCCTGATTGCCCTGGAAAAATTAAAGAACGATGCCTATGGGCTGATCTTGATGGATATCCAGATGCCGAACATGGACGGTCTGGAGGCGAGCAGGAGAATTCGCGCTCTTGAGAACTCAAAAGAGAAAGATCAATACAAAGGTCTCTCAGGTGCCGAGGGTCCTGTCGTTATCGTAGGCCTGAGCGCCCACGCTCGAAAAGAAGATGAAGAGCAGGCCCTTGAGGCCGGGATGGACGCT
Protein-coding sequences here:
- a CDS encoding response regulator encodes the protein MLEFDLDDVFSDLEEKGAREHEFMEVLAPIIPSLRFQLQKQSGEVFTRNPEDDHAVTDFPDDIFEKATKDGVVQVKVHSGTLCAVAVERLDAVLLCWPSKEGRIDCSQALAELVAAAVKYALLKIESNDVQTENEQLSRQIGVLKTQHLELVDNNHRQYQQIQEKERDYAKNLESEIAERTSELRKVNEELIEASRLKSEFLANMSHELRTPMNSIIGFSDLLTDTPLDTEQAEYVKTIKQSGDGLLTLINDILDFAKIEAGKLDIAEETFCLSDVVENVMAMFLKSANDKNIRIHLDIDTAVCNCVVGDGGRLKQVLVNLTGNAMKFTEKGEVAVIVNLLKKTEQSCVLRFLISDTGIGISAEKQVAIFDKFTQADGSISRNYGGTGLGLAISCQLVELMGGNIFLCSEVGKGSIFGFTVKLGVDLAAQQNREAASVTHAADPSDKEQEEEQLTSVFKVLLVEDNVVNQRLATILIKREGCDVDVAGDGLIALEKLKNDAYGLILMDIQMPNMDGLEASRRIRALENSKEKDQYKGLSGAEGPVVIVGLSAHARKEDEEQALEAGMDAFLTKPIVRQKLVDLLGSYKTKK